One window from the genome of Marinobacter sp. es.048 encodes:
- a CDS encoding PA0069 family radical SAM protein: protein MKTRATALNPQNRFQPIVTDRETDHDWYHDPEDDLNPDTLATEVVLETAKSIISRNTSPDVPFDQSINPYRGCEHACIYCFARPTHAYWDMSPGLDFETRLIAKPNAAARLREELDKSGYRVSPIALGVNTDAYQPLERDQKITRQVLEVLAEYRHPVSIITKGALILRDLDLLAYMASEGLCSVRISLTSLSNDLKRRMEPRTAAPATRLKMIRQLAEAGIPTGIILGPVIPFINDHEIESILEAAAEAGATRASWIMLRLPHELDELFQDWLHRHFPQRAEHVMNRMRDLRGGKSYDATFGRRMTGTGPYSDLIRQRFTKKARRLGLNLHEEEPLRNDLFRRPGGEQMPLW from the coding sequence ATGAAAACTCGCGCCACCGCCCTGAATCCCCAAAACCGGTTCCAGCCCATTGTCACGGACCGTGAGACAGACCATGACTGGTATCACGATCCGGAAGACGACCTGAATCCCGATACCCTGGCTACCGAAGTCGTCCTTGAGACCGCGAAATCCATAATCAGTCGCAATACCTCACCGGACGTGCCGTTTGACCAGTCGATCAACCCATACCGTGGCTGTGAGCATGCCTGCATTTACTGTTTTGCCCGACCTACCCATGCCTATTGGGATATGTCCCCGGGGCTGGATTTCGAAACCCGGTTGATAGCGAAACCCAACGCTGCCGCCCGTCTGAGAGAAGAGCTCGACAAGTCCGGCTACCGGGTTTCGCCCATTGCCCTCGGCGTCAATACGGATGCCTACCAGCCCCTTGAGCGGGACCAGAAAATTACCCGACAGGTGCTGGAAGTTCTGGCAGAGTATCGCCACCCGGTGTCCATCATTACCAAGGGCGCTCTCATTCTCAGGGACCTTGATCTGCTCGCCTATATGGCTTCTGAGGGGCTCTGCTCAGTACGCATCAGCCTCACCAGCCTGAGCAACGATCTGAAACGACGCATGGAGCCGAGGACAGCCGCTCCTGCCACTCGCCTCAAGATGATCAGGCAGCTCGCCGAAGCCGGCATTCCGACAGGTATTATTCTCGGGCCGGTAATCCCCTTCATCAACGATCACGAAATCGAGTCGATTCTGGAAGCCGCTGCAGAGGCAGGCGCCACCCGAGCCAGCTGGATTATGCTTCGGTTACCCCATGAACTGGACGAGCTGTTCCAGGACTGGCTGCACCGGCATTTTCCGCAAAGGGCCGAGCATGTAATGAACCGGATGCGGGACCTCCGGGGCGGCAAGAGTTATGACGCCACCTTCGGTCGCAGAATGACGGGCACGGGCCCATACTCGGACCTGATTCGCCAGCGTTTCACCAAAAAAGCACGGCGTTTGGGGCTCAACCTCCATGAAGAGGAACCGTTGCGTAACGATCTTTTCCGGCGGCCAGGTGGGGAACAAATGCCGCTGTGGTAG
- a CDS encoding methyl-accepting chemotaxis protein, with the protein MALSWKQKFLLLIVATLIGLAIATLASLSGLGKVSDAYEARSEARAYESASLTLLNDWLALERTSENLEPNQVENYQERLASLAAQSSALSESAGTLPGDAVKTTAQQIQEQVAEYTRLRTEWLALNQQLGLTPSSGLRATMSEAINDRLRQISISIFNDDINTIASTYRDYLSTFDATYAESTREALARMQATVTEMDWQEIEIGQAVQAFATAFSDAESLIADLSAIEHQLSATGTGIRDLIAEQNTLLRQDIIVATSQQAEEARAASTWLIIATAAAVVIILVLTLTTASRTLVKRLNETVNLLTRVAGGDLSQRLEPGRNPNDEFNRLGEAANKMLDDVSDVIGQVVEGNRTLSSLQVELDALVEQMGRNGEQVEDETEQTATAVQEISHTAVDIAQYTQSVNDAVQNANGAAHSGAEVVRRSAKTMTELAERIQKTHDQVSQLSKTGEKVNSIVGVINGLAEQTNLLALNAAIEAARAGEAGRGFSVVADEVRSLAEKTVSATNGIAEIVESLNRETQAISRLMKEGLASAGEGEESSKEAAHSIEQITGSIQQLAGDMNQVVSSVEGISTTTEEIAQKVEQIHGHTRETSDIRQKLNAHIVRLSSQVTTLTQASQGFRL; encoded by the coding sequence ATGGCCCTGTCATGGAAACAGAAGTTCCTGCTGTTGATTGTTGCCACGCTGATTGGTCTGGCGATTGCCACTCTGGCTTCCCTGAGCGGGCTCGGCAAGGTATCCGACGCTTATGAGGCCCGAAGCGAAGCAAGAGCCTATGAATCCGCGTCCCTGACCCTGCTGAACGACTGGCTGGCACTCGAGAGAACGAGTGAGAATCTGGAACCGAACCAGGTTGAGAACTATCAGGAGAGACTGGCGTCGCTCGCGGCCCAGTCGTCGGCGCTCAGTGAATCCGCCGGAACCCTGCCGGGTGACGCGGTAAAGACCACTGCACAACAAATCCAGGAGCAGGTTGCGGAGTATACCCGACTTCGCACCGAATGGCTGGCCCTGAATCAACAGCTGGGCCTCACTCCGTCCAGCGGTCTGAGAGCAACAATGTCCGAAGCCATAAACGACAGGCTTCGGCAAATCAGCATTTCCATCTTTAACGACGACATCAACACCATCGCCTCCACCTACCGCGACTACCTGTCTACCTTCGATGCGACCTACGCCGAGTCAACCCGTGAGGCCCTGGCGCGGATGCAGGCCACCGTCACAGAGATGGACTGGCAGGAAATTGAAATCGGCCAGGCCGTCCAGGCGTTCGCCACAGCCTTTTCCGATGCCGAATCCCTGATCGCCGACCTGTCTGCCATCGAGCACCAGCTGTCTGCCACCGGCACCGGTATTCGCGATCTGATTGCCGAACAGAACACCCTCCTCCGCCAGGACATTATTGTGGCAACCAGCCAGCAGGCCGAAGAGGCCCGCGCCGCCTCGACCTGGCTGATCATTGCAACCGCCGCTGCGGTGGTCATCATCCTGGTCCTGACACTGACGACCGCCTCCAGAACCCTGGTGAAACGACTCAATGAGACGGTAAACCTGCTCACCCGGGTTGCCGGCGGTGACCTCAGTCAGCGCCTCGAGCCGGGCAGGAATCCGAATGATGAATTCAATCGCCTGGGCGAGGCGGCCAACAAGATGCTGGACGATGTCTCGGACGTTATCGGGCAGGTTGTCGAGGGCAATCGGACGCTTTCATCGCTTCAGGTTGAACTGGACGCGCTGGTTGAACAGATGGGCAGAAACGGCGAGCAGGTTGAAGACGAGACCGAGCAAACCGCCACTGCGGTTCAGGAAATCTCCCACACGGCGGTGGATATTGCCCAATACACCCAGTCGGTCAATGACGCCGTTCAGAACGCAAACGGCGCCGCCCATTCCGGTGCCGAGGTGGTCAGGCGAAGCGCCAAAACCATGACCGAACTGGCCGAGAGAATTCAGAAAACGCACGATCAGGTCAGCCAGTTGAGCAAAACCGGCGAGAAGGTCAACTCCATCGTTGGCGTAATCAACGGCCTGGCTGAACAGACCAACCTGCTGGCATTGAATGCTGCCATTGAGGCGGCAAGAGCCGGTGAGGCCGGACGCGGTTTCTCGGTTGTTGCCGACGAAGTTCGTTCCCTTGCAGAAAAAACCGTTTCTGCAACCAATGGGATCGCTGAGATCGTGGAATCCCTTAACCGTGAGACCCAGGCCATTTCCAGACTGATGAAAGAAGGCCTGGCTTCCGCCGGTGAGGGAGAGGAAAGTTCGAAAGAGGCAGCGCACTCGATAGAACAGATCACCGGCTCCATACAACAACTGGCTGGCGACATGAATCAGGTGGTGTCCTCGGTTGAAGGGATATCAACCACCACCGAGGAAATCGCCCAGAAGGTGGAACAGATCCACGGACACACCCGGGAAACCTCGGATATCCGCCAGAAGCTCAACGCCCATATCGTGCGACTGTCGTCCCAGGTAACCACCCTGACCCAGGCCTCACAGGGCTTCCGTCTGTAA
- a CDS encoding TSUP family transporter produces MSDLVIYQYLLIAMIFVWSGFVRSGLGFGGAVLSLPFLLLVLDQPLVFLPIIAVHLLVFSSLTIWMNNRIGAGEQREAGSGTVDWQYLWRILAIMIVPKLIGVFGLITMPSDILSAIIFVIVALYSISYIINRPFRSGSKTVDAIFLMVGGYISGTSLIGAPLIIAVAAQHLPKEKLRDTLFALWFILVLIKMAAFVWAGVDLQLIHHLWLLPCAAVGHVIGLYAHDRILQAETPIFFRLLGAVLLLVSSVGIVSVLW; encoded by the coding sequence ATGTCTGATCTCGTGATTTACCAATATCTGCTGATTGCCATGATTTTCGTCTGGAGTGGTTTTGTCCGCTCCGGGCTGGGATTCGGTGGTGCCGTTCTGTCCCTGCCATTTCTGTTGCTGGTTCTTGATCAACCGCTAGTCTTTCTGCCGATCATTGCGGTCCACCTTTTGGTGTTTTCATCCCTGACAATCTGGATGAACAATCGCATCGGGGCAGGCGAGCAACGTGAGGCGGGCTCGGGCACTGTCGACTGGCAATACCTGTGGCGGATCCTCGCCATCATGATTGTGCCCAAGCTGATTGGTGTATTCGGGTTGATCACCATGCCCAGCGACATCCTGAGTGCCATTATTTTCGTTATCGTGGCGCTTTATTCGATTTCCTACATCATCAACCGGCCGTTTCGTAGTGGCAGCAAAACGGTCGACGCGATATTCCTGATGGTGGGCGGGTACATCAGTGGTACCTCCCTGATCGGTGCGCCCCTTATCATTGCTGTGGCAGCCCAGCACCTGCCAAAAGAAAAACTGCGGGATACGTTGTTCGCCCTATGGTTCATTCTGGTGCTGATCAAGATGGCCGCTTTTGTCTGGGCTGGCGTCGATCTTCAGCTTATCCACCACCTCTGGCTGCTGCCCTGCGCAGCGGTGGGTCATGTCATCGGGCTCTACGCCCATGATCGCATCCTCCAGGCGGAAACGCCGATATTTTTCCGGTTGCTGGGAGCGGTTCTGCTGCTGGTGAGCAGCGTCGGGATTGTCAGCGTCTTGTGGTAA
- a CDS encoding protein-L-isoaspartate(D-aspartate) O-methyltransferase, translated as MNRDNGFESQRASMVDYQLRARGIESPLVLDAMGRVAREHFVPKRMRECAYDDGPLPIGAGQTISQPYIVALMTEALDLEGGEKVLDIGTGSGYAAAVLGCIAGAVFSIERIRELADRAAGVLAAEGFDNVEVLCGDGTMGWPEHQPYDGIIVAAGAPAVPDSLKHQLAIGGHLVIPVGSEYSVQSLIRVTRLAEDEFRTEDLGSVRFVPLLGEQGWS; from the coding sequence ATGAATCGGGATAATGGCTTTGAATCACAGAGAGCTTCCATGGTGGATTATCAGCTTCGTGCTCGTGGAATCGAGTCGCCGCTGGTGCTTGATGCCATGGGCCGGGTGGCACGGGAACACTTCGTTCCCAAACGTATGCGGGAGTGCGCCTACGATGACGGTCCCTTACCCATCGGGGCAGGGCAGACCATCTCTCAGCCGTACATTGTGGCATTGATGACGGAAGCTCTGGATCTGGAGGGCGGGGAAAAGGTTCTCGATATAGGTACCGGTTCTGGCTATGCAGCTGCTGTTCTGGGTTGTATTGCCGGCGCAGTGTTCAGCATTGAACGGATTCGGGAGCTGGCAGATCGCGCAGCCGGTGTGCTTGCCGCCGAGGGCTTTGATAATGTTGAGGTACTCTGTGGCGACGGCACGATGGGCTGGCCTGAACATCAACCCTACGATGGCATTATCGTTGCTGCCGGGGCTCCGGCGGTGCCGGATTCGCTAAAGCATCAACTGGCGATTGGTGGGCATCTGGTCATTCCGGTGGGCTCGGAGTATTCGGTGCAGTCACTGATACGCGTTACCCGGCTGGCTGAGGACGAGTTCCGGACTGAGGACCTGGGCTCAGTCCGCTTTGTCCCCCTGCTCGGCGAACAGGGGTGGTCGTAA
- a CDS encoding DUF1338 domain-containing protein — protein MHTDPDTLFARLWESYRQVTPSADRIHKILGAEEGQAIVNDHIALRTFNLDPVRLDTLAEHFLSLGYKEGGEYHFEAKKLYARHYEHPSRELPKVFISELLVEQCSPELQSVVKRLVEQVKPEAVTANDFLYSGRHWELDYETYRELMKESEYAAWMAAWGYRANHFTVSINHLEQFRSVPEINQLLKDHGYTVNSSGGEVKGSPKDLLEQSSTMADRVPVTFSDQTVTIPSCFYEFALRYPKPDGQLYSGFVAASADKIFESTNAGG, from the coding sequence ATGCATACTGATCCGGACACCCTGTTTGCGAGGCTCTGGGAATCCTACCGCCAGGTGACCCCCTCGGCCGATCGCATACACAAAATCCTGGGCGCCGAAGAGGGTCAGGCGATCGTCAACGACCATATCGCGCTTCGCACCTTCAACCTGGATCCAGTTCGGCTGGACACTCTGGCAGAGCACTTCCTCAGCTTGGGTTATAAAGAAGGTGGCGAATATCATTTCGAGGCCAAAAAGCTTTATGCCCGACACTATGAGCACCCCTCCCGCGAGCTGCCAAAGGTGTTCATCTCCGAGCTGCTGGTGGAGCAATGCTCACCGGAGTTGCAATCTGTGGTGAAACGTCTTGTTGAACAGGTAAAACCGGAAGCGGTTACGGCTAATGATTTTCTCTATTCCGGACGCCACTGGGAGCTCGACTACGAAACCTACCGCGAGCTGATGAAAGAAAGCGAGTACGCCGCATGGATGGCCGCCTGGGGCTACCGCGCGAACCATTTCACGGTCAGCATCAACCATCTGGAACAGTTCCGCTCGGTACCGGAGATCAATCAGTTGCTGAAAGATCACGGCTATACGGTGAATTCATCCGGCGGCGAGGTGAAGGGCTCTCCAAAAGACTTGCTGGAGCAATCGTCAACCATGGCCGATCGGGTGCCCGTTACCTTTTCCGACCAGACCGTGACCATACCCAGTTGTTTCTACGAATTTGCACTCCGGTATCCGAAGCCGGATGGCCAGCTCTATTCGGGTTTCGTAGCGGCATCGGCCGACAAGATCTTTGAAAGCACTAATGCTGGAGGCTGA
- a CDS encoding arginine N-succinyltransferase, giving the protein MIIRPITPGDLDALVQIATESGPGFTSLMPDRDALSRKIDHSVDSFARTVTKPGDEHYLFVLEDSTTGDIMGTTGIEAAAGVSRPLVHFRRNAVIHHAGDRQKRHTEESLIRCQHYTGCTEVCSLYLRPGFRRANAGKLLSRVRFLFMALHPERFGDTVIAEMRGVSDRSGQSPFWDWLKHQVADLDFLSATQLACCGQSGFIEEFIPAKPLYTRQMTSEAREVIGQVHEDTRPARHMLEREGFRHRGFVDLLDGGPTLECPRQDIASVRDTFLTRAVFRKGEKDPASNAGELFNSAIVANASCSEFRASVTDQVWPAPDTNNLVVQDQLAKLLNLDEGSLACYMPLSQTGQQSQEHQQPRQKPATEEIRYAY; this is encoded by the coding sequence ATGATAATTCGACCGATTACCCCAGGGGATCTTGATGCCCTGGTGCAGATCGCTACTGAATCCGGACCCGGCTTCACCTCACTGATGCCGGACCGTGATGCCCTGAGTCGAAAGATCGATCACTCGGTCGACAGCTTCGCCCGGACCGTGACGAAGCCCGGCGATGAACATTATCTTTTCGTGCTGGAGGACAGTACGACCGGTGACATCATGGGCACCACCGGCATTGAAGCCGCGGCAGGCGTTTCCCGCCCCCTCGTTCATTTCCGCCGCAATGCCGTGATCCACCATGCGGGGGATCGACAGAAACGTCATACTGAGGAAAGCCTGATCCGATGCCAGCATTACACCGGTTGCACCGAGGTCTGCTCGCTGTACCTCCGGCCCGGATTTCGCCGAGCCAATGCCGGCAAGCTGCTCTCCCGGGTTCGCTTTCTGTTCATGGCCCTGCACCCGGAGCGTTTTGGGGACACGGTGATCGCAGAGATGCGCGGTGTTTCCGATCGTTCCGGCCAATCTCCGTTCTGGGACTGGCTCAAGCACCAGGTGGCCGACCTGGACTTCCTGTCAGCAACACAGCTGGCCTGTTGCGGTCAGAGCGGCTTTATTGAAGAGTTCATCCCCGCCAAGCCGTTGTATACGCGGCAGATGACCAGTGAAGCCAGGGAAGTTATCGGCCAGGTGCATGAGGACACGCGCCCGGCACGGCATATGCTGGAACGCGAGGGCTTTCGACATCGGGGGTTCGTGGATCTCCTGGATGGTGGCCCAACTCTGGAATGCCCCAGGCAAGACATAGCCAGCGTCCGCGACACTTTCCTGACCCGCGCTGTGTTTCGGAAGGGAGAAAAGGATCCCGCGAGCAATGCGGGAGAACTCTTTAATTCCGCTATAGTTGCCAATGCCAGCTGTTCGGAATTCAGGGCCTCGGTGACCGATCAGGTCTGGCCGGCCCCCGACACCAATAACCTGGTGGTGCAAGACCAACTGGCGAAGCTACTGAACCTTGACGAAGGAAGCCTGGCCTGCTACATGCCGCTGAGCCAGACCGGCCAACAGTCACAGGAGCACCAACAGCCCCGCCAGAAACCGGCTACTGAGGAGATTCGCTATGCATACTGA
- a CDS encoding Lrp/AsnC family transcriptional regulator translates to MISAQDQKLLMLLRQNARASITELAKAMHVSRSTVQNRITRLEARGVIRGYSVQLGGEFSASQVEAHVSIKVFQKLTSRTNSALEGISQVSQLFSVSGEYDLIAIVQAQTLEELSAVLDDIGNLEGVERTNSAVVLETRFRR, encoded by the coding sequence ATGATCAGTGCTCAGGATCAAAAGCTCTTAATGCTGCTGAGGCAGAATGCCCGAGCCAGTATCACCGAGCTGGCGAAGGCCATGCATGTGTCACGGTCGACGGTACAGAACCGCATTACACGCCTGGAGGCCCGCGGTGTGATCCGGGGCTACTCGGTGCAGTTGGGTGGGGAATTTTCTGCCAGTCAGGTCGAGGCCCACGTATCGATCAAGGTTTTTCAGAAACTGACCAGCCGGACGAATTCGGCACTAGAGGGAATCAGCCAGGTATCGCAGCTGTTTTCGGTAAGTGGGGAGTACGACCTGATTGCTATCGTTCAGGCACAGACCCTGGAGGAACTGAGCGCCGTGCTGGACGACATTGGCAACCTGGAGGGGGTTGAGAGGACCAACTCTGCCGTGGTCCTGGAAACCCGGTTCCGGCGCTAA
- a CDS encoding AMP-binding protein, with the protein MAVDPRKQTSLHCLFYWAEETPDNVYLTQPYPDGRVEDITWKQAADQVSRVAAYLNSLELPAPSNISILGKNSAHWILADLAIWAAGHVSVPLYPTLNGDTAAYVLEHSEAKLLFLGKLDGTADGWNDIKNHIPDDLPLISLPMSPRDDTPKWLDIIADLEPAAPKLPDPDNLATIVYTSGSTGRPKGVMHSFRTMISVADGLQQLFPVSSEERMLSYLPLAHVAERAAVETQSLYYGFHLYFANSLDTFQEDLQRARPTLFFSVPRLWMKFYLGVNAKLPPKKQKLLFNLPIISGLVKKKVLKQLGLDYCRAALTGAAPLSADIVNWYRNLGLELLEVYGMSENFGYSHANRPGQARAGSVGMANPGVEHRIGEGGEVQVKSPGQMLGYYKNEEKTKEDLTDDGFLKTGDMGEIDRDGTLRITGRVKDLFKTSKGKYVVPVPIENRFNHPKAEVVCLAGANQPQPCLMVLLSEEARGELETGADRGELEQELAAELEAVNTECESHEKVAFVVVVGEPWTMENGMLTPTMKIKRNVIEDFYNRKMDDWFSQKKKVVWEF; encoded by the coding sequence ATGGCGGTAGACCCCCGGAAGCAGACCTCACTCCATTGCCTGTTTTACTGGGCAGAGGAAACCCCTGACAACGTTTACCTTACTCAGCCTTACCCGGATGGCCGTGTCGAAGATATTACCTGGAAACAGGCTGCCGACCAGGTATCCAGGGTGGCCGCTTACCTGAACAGCCTGGAACTGCCCGCGCCCAGTAATATCAGTATTCTGGGCAAGAACAGCGCGCACTGGATCCTTGCTGATCTGGCGATATGGGCGGCAGGCCATGTTTCGGTGCCGCTCTATCCCACGCTCAACGGTGACACTGCCGCCTACGTTCTCGAGCACAGTGAGGCAAAGCTTCTGTTCCTGGGCAAACTTGATGGCACCGCAGACGGCTGGAACGACATCAAGAACCACATTCCGGACGATCTGCCGCTCATTTCCCTGCCCATGTCGCCGCGGGACGACACACCGAAATGGCTGGACATCATCGCCGACCTGGAGCCGGCAGCGCCCAAACTTCCGGACCCTGACAACCTGGCCACAATTGTCTATACCTCGGGCAGCACTGGCCGTCCCAAAGGCGTAATGCACAGTTTCCGGACCATGATTTCGGTGGCTGACGGCCTGCAGCAGTTGTTCCCGGTCTCCTCTGAAGAGCGGATGCTTTCCTATCTGCCCCTGGCCCATGTGGCTGAGCGGGCCGCGGTGGAAACGCAGTCCCTGTATTACGGTTTCCATCTCTACTTTGCGAACTCGCTGGATACTTTCCAGGAAGACCTGCAGCGGGCAAGGCCGACGCTGTTTTTCTCGGTCCCGCGCCTCTGGATGAAGTTCTATCTGGGTGTGAACGCCAAACTGCCGCCGAAGAAACAGAAGCTGTTGTTCAATCTTCCTATCATTAGCGGTCTGGTCAAAAAGAAGGTCCTGAAACAGTTGGGACTGGACTATTGCCGGGCAGCCCTTACTGGAGCCGCGCCGCTTTCAGCGGATATCGTCAACTGGTACCGCAACCTCGGGCTGGAGCTGTTGGAAGTGTATGGGATGTCTGAAAACTTCGGGTATTCTCACGCCAACCGGCCTGGACAGGCAAGGGCTGGATCTGTGGGTATGGCCAACCCCGGGGTCGAACACCGTATCGGCGAGGGCGGCGAAGTTCAGGTCAAAAGCCCCGGGCAGATGCTGGGGTATTACAAGAATGAGGAGAAAACGAAAGAGGACCTTACCGATGACGGTTTCCTGAAAACCGGGGATATGGGGGAAATTGACCGGGATGGTACCCTTCGGATCACTGGCCGGGTAAAGGATCTGTTCAAAACGTCCAAAGGCAAATACGTGGTGCCGGTGCCCATCGAGAATCGCTTCAATCATCCCAAGGCCGAGGTGGTCTGTTTAGCCGGTGCCAACCAGCCGCAGCCTTGCCTGATGGTCCTGCTGTCGGAGGAGGCCAGGGGTGAGCTGGAAACCGGAGCCGATCGCGGTGAGCTGGAGCAGGAACTTGCGGCCGAACTGGAGGCGGTAAACACGGAGTGCGAGTCCCACGAGAAGGTGGCTTTCGTTGTGGTGGTTGGTGAGCCCTGGACCATGGAGAACGGCATGCTCACGCCGACCATGAAGATCAAGCGGAATGTGATAGAAGACTTTTACAACCGAAAGATGGACGACTGGTTCAGTCAGAAGAAAAAAGTTGTCTGGGAGTTCTGA
- a CDS encoding LysR family transcriptional regulator, producing MDWDYLRYVRALAIGGTFAKAGELLGVHQTTVLRRLDQMEESLGVQFFERSRDGLQLTPVGETAFREAERLAIEMENLERKLVGQDSAPVGKVRLAAEDAMMNALLSPILAELVREFPDIELETLTDNDVANLSHREADLTLRPENKPQATLEGERIAAIESAVYGSARYCRRHRNMDIENHQEGCLWIIPDETFSHLATGRWYRKHLKNVTSFIRCNSLQSMHALAKAGAGLTVLPCYLGEGSRELRRLSDPLEGESVDLWLHVNQDTQHMARVRIVMEYLVERLQALESQLEITSTF from the coding sequence ATGGACTGGGATTATCTTCGATATGTACGGGCCCTGGCAATAGGTGGAACCTTTGCCAAGGCCGGAGAATTACTGGGTGTGCACCAAACCACAGTTCTACGCCGGCTTGACCAGATGGAAGAGTCGCTGGGTGTGCAATTTTTCGAACGGAGCCGGGACGGATTACAGCTCACTCCGGTGGGTGAAACCGCGTTCAGGGAGGCCGAACGGCTGGCCATCGAGATGGAAAATCTCGAGCGCAAACTGGTCGGGCAAGATTCGGCTCCGGTAGGTAAAGTGAGACTGGCGGCGGAAGACGCGATGATGAACGCGTTGCTCAGCCCGATCCTGGCCGAGCTGGTTCGAGAGTTTCCGGACATTGAACTGGAAACCCTGACCGACAACGACGTGGCCAATCTGAGCCATCGGGAAGCCGACCTGACGCTGCGACCCGAGAACAAGCCGCAGGCAACCCTGGAGGGTGAGCGGATTGCGGCCATCGAATCCGCTGTGTATGGATCTGCCCGCTATTGCCGGCGGCACCGCAATATGGATATTGAGAACCACCAGGAAGGTTGCCTCTGGATCATACCCGATGAAACCTTCAGCCACCTGGCCACCGGCCGCTGGTATCGGAAGCACCTGAAGAATGTTACCTCCTTTATTCGCTGCAACAGCCTGCAATCCATGCATGCTTTGGCGAAAGCCGGCGCAGGCCTGACGGTTTTGCCCTGCTATCTGGGTGAGGGCAGTCGGGAACTTCGCCGCCTGTCCGACCCGCTGGAGGGGGAAAGTGTTGACCTCTGGCTGCATGTGAACCAGGACACTCAGCATATGGCCCGTGTCCGTATCGTTATGGAGTACCTGGTTGAACGCCTTCAGGCATTGGAGTCCCAGTTGGAGATCACCTCGACATTCTAG
- a CDS encoding lysozyme-like domain containing protein: MLGLLMGIWATLRFSLLAPDPPANPENVCEIFREHPVWYDYASESEQRWGTPIATQMAFVYYESSFRSHARPPRTLLWGFIPWTRPTTAYGYAQALDPAWQEYLLANGEGWFTVRTDMEYALDFVGWYNRLSHRQLGIPFSAPRKLYLAYHEGRGGYARRSFEQKPAVMDLAARVQTRAFRYDNQLKTCEQEFQCWRWYQFWPFCG, translated from the coding sequence ATGCTGGGTTTATTGATGGGCATCTGGGCAACGCTTCGCTTCAGCCTGCTGGCACCGGATCCTCCGGCGAATCCGGAGAATGTCTGCGAAATCTTCCGGGAGCATCCGGTCTGGTACGACTACGCCAGCGAATCCGAGCAACGCTGGGGCACGCCCATCGCCACCCAGATGGCGTTTGTCTACTACGAATCCTCGTTCCGAAGCCATGCCAGGCCGCCACGCACCCTGCTGTGGGGTTTTATACCCTGGACCAGGCCGACGACAGCCTATGGCTATGCCCAGGCGCTGGACCCAGCCTGGCAGGAATATCTCCTGGCCAACGGCGAGGGCTGGTTTACCGTGCGAACCGACATGGAGTACGCGCTGGATTTCGTGGGCTGGTACAACCGGCTAAGCCACAGACAGCTGGGCATCCCCTTCTCGGCGCCCAGAAAACTGTATCTTGCCTACCATGAGGGCCGCGGCGGATACGCTCGCAGGAGTTTCGAACAGAAGCCGGCCGTCATGGATCTGGCTGCCCGGGTACAGACCCGGGCCTTCCGCTACGACAACCAGCTGAAAACCTGCGAGCAGGAATTCCAGTGCTGGCGCTGGTACCAGTTCTGGCCATTTTGTGGCTGA